A part of Brachybacterium faecium DSM 4810 genomic DNA contains:
- a CDS encoding Flp pilus assembly protein, ATPase CpaF (PFAM: Type II/IV secretion system protein) has product MDAATIIESESRELIRRRGLDVRADQLEPLIREVMSDYDRRSSSGEVPVLRDDDETMVAEVAARIGGFGPLQEMLDDPAIEEIWLNSPSQVFCARNGRSELTTIVLSDTEVRGIVERMLVSSGRRLDMSTPFVDALLPDGSRLHVVIPSVTRAHWAINIRKFVAKAYDLQGLVALGSLTQQAADFLDAAIASGLNVVASGATGAGKTTLLRCLARSVGPRERVVTIEEVFELNLALRDVVAMQTRQANLEGTGEITMRRLVKEALRMRPSRIIVGEVREAESLDMLIALNSGLPGLASIHANSARDAVTKLCTLPLLAGENVSSRFVVPTVASAIDLVVHLDMFADGRRRVREIIGLSGRIEDDIIEISDVFSLRGDRLVRGDGHPPHPDRFVRAGHDLSELLGGVAA; this is encoded by the coding sequence ATGGACGCCGCCACCATCATCGAGAGCGAATCGCGGGAGCTGATCCGCCGCCGCGGCCTGGACGTGCGCGCCGATCAGCTGGAGCCGCTGATCCGCGAGGTGATGAGCGACTACGACCGCCGCTCCTCCTCCGGCGAGGTGCCGGTGCTGCGCGATGACGACGAGACCATGGTCGCCGAGGTCGCGGCCCGGATCGGCGGCTTCGGCCCCCTGCAGGAGATGCTCGACGACCCGGCCATCGAGGAGATCTGGCTGAACTCGCCGTCCCAGGTGTTCTGTGCGCGCAACGGCCGCAGCGAGCTCACCACGATCGTGCTCAGCGACACGGAGGTGCGCGGCATCGTCGAGCGCATGCTCGTCTCCAGCGGTCGGCGCCTGGACATGAGCACACCGTTCGTCGATGCGCTCCTGCCCGACGGATCCCGCCTCCACGTGGTGATCCCCAGCGTCACGCGGGCTCACTGGGCCATCAACATCCGCAAGTTCGTCGCCAAGGCGTACGACCTCCAAGGGCTGGTCGCGCTCGGGTCCCTGACCCAGCAGGCCGCCGACTTCCTCGACGCGGCGATCGCCAGCGGGCTCAACGTCGTCGCGTCCGGGGCGACCGGCGCCGGGAAGACCACCCTCCTGCGCTGCCTCGCACGGTCCGTGGGGCCGCGGGAACGCGTGGTCACCATCGAGGAGGTCTTCGAGCTCAACCTCGCGCTCCGCGACGTCGTCGCGATGCAGACCCGCCAGGCGAACCTCGAGGGCACCGGTGAGATCACGATGAGGCGCCTGGTGAAAGAGGCGCTGCGCATGAGGCCGAGCCGGATCATCGTCGGCGAGGTCCGCGAGGCAGAGAGCCTCGACATGCTGATCGCCCTCAACAGCGGGCTCCCGGGGCTCGCCTCGATCCATGCGAACTCGGCGCGGGATGCGGTGACGAAGCTGTGCACGCTGCCGCTGCTGGCCGGGGAGAACGTCTCGAGCCGGTTCGTGGTGCCGACGGTGGCCAGCGCGATCGACCTGGTGGTGCACCTGGACATGTTCGCCGACGGGCGCCGCCGGGTCCGGGAGATCATCGGCCTCAGCGGCCGGATCGAGGACGACATCATCGAGATCTCCGACGTCTTCTCGCTGCGAGGGGACCGCCTGGTGCGAGGGGACGGGCACCCTCCGCACCCT